One stretch of Candidatus Leptovillus gracilis DNA includes these proteins:
- a CDS encoding type II toxin-antitoxin system HicA family toxin, whose translation MRRYAGRGSHIQYRHPDGRGTTVPFHAGRGISPILLRQVAKDIDMTVDDFLSYR comes from the coding sequence ATTCGTCGGTACGCAGGCCGTGGTTCACACATTCAATATCGTCATCCAGACGGCCGTGGTACCACTGTCCCTTTCCATGCCGGACGCGGTATTTCGCCCATCTTGCTGCGTCAGGTTGCGAAAGATATTGATATGACGGTAGACGATTTCCTTAGTTACCGTTGA